A region from the Nodularia sp. LEGE 06071 genome encodes:
- a CDS encoding acyl-CoA dehydrogenase family protein — protein sequence MHFLHKERATLEKFLPTLDEQLQKQSLLEMEATGSPALPIFRQLGGPGLLIPREYGGSGVTPLQLTHIQRAIGSRSPSLAIAANMHHCTVAALLESIADESVGEFIRAVAENNLYLASGFAEGKTDVSILLPTMKCQRVADGLLVSGSKKPCSLSISMDFLTASAIVPGKSGDEDQLALVIIAADSPGIERKPFWNTWVLRGAESDEIILNEVFVPEEFIYYLGKPEDLGNILAKAFIWVELFLSASYLGTASALVERVIAERKGNPSDRALVAIEVEGAMAGLEAVANSIMLGGNSDTDVAQSLFVRYSVQRAIERVVETSAELLGGIAFISSGEVAYLLAASRALAFHPPSRLSMASYLDDYLAGGPLMMP from the coding sequence ATGCATTTTTTACACAAAGAACGTGCTACTCTCGAAAAGTTTCTCCCAACCCTTGATGAGCAACTTCAAAAACAATCTCTTCTGGAGATGGAAGCTACAGGAAGTCCGGCGTTACCAATTTTTCGTCAACTTGGCGGTCCAGGATTGTTGATTCCACGGGAATATGGAGGGTCTGGTGTTACACCTTTGCAACTGACTCACATTCAGCGAGCGATTGGTAGTCGTTCACCTTCTTTAGCGATCGCTGCAAATATGCATCATTGCACAGTAGCAGCTTTGCTAGAAAGCATTGCCGATGAATCCGTTGGGGAGTTTATTAGGGCGGTTGCAGAGAACAATCTCTATTTGGCTTCAGGCTTTGCTGAAGGAAAAACAGATGTAAGTATCTTGTTACCAACTATGAAGTGCCAGCGAGTGGCCGATGGTTTACTAGTTAGTGGGAGCAAAAAGCCTTGTAGCTTGTCCATATCAATGGATTTTCTGACCGCAAGTGCCATTGTTCCCGGTAAATCAGGAGATGAAGATCAGTTAGCATTAGTGATCATCGCAGCTGATTCACCAGGGATAGAGCGTAAACCTTTCTGGAATACTTGGGTTCTGCGTGGAGCCGAAAGCGATGAAATAATCTTAAACGAAGTATTTGTCCCAGAGGAATTTATTTACTATTTAGGTAAACCAGAGGACTTAGGAAACATCCTGGCTAAGGCGTTTATTTGGGTTGAGTTATTTTTATCAGCTTCCTATCTAGGTACAGCTAGCGCCCTTGTTGAGCGGGTAATAGCAGAACGTAAAGGTAACCCTAGCGATCGCGCATTGGTGGCAATTGAAGTCGAAGGAGCAATGGCAGGACTCGAAGCTGTGGCAAATTCGATTATGCTTGGTGGGAACAGCGACACTGACGTTGCACAATCTTTATTTGTCCGTTATTCAGTCCAACGTGCTATAGAACGAGTCGTCGAAACATCCGCAGAGTTACTGGGTGGTATAGCGTTTATTAGTTCTGGAGAAGTTGCTTATTTGCTAGCAGCTTCCAGAGCGCTTGCGTTCCATCCACCTTCACGTCTGAGTATGGCATCTTATTTAGATGACTACTTAGCGGGTGGGCCTTTAATGATGCCTTAA
- a CDS encoding Rieske 2Fe-2S domain-containing protein: MNQNFRIHPIPNSWYRVCFSKDLRPGEVKPLRYFNKDIVLFRTESGEACVFDAHCRHLGAHLGHGGEVRGEGIQCPYHGWIWHKEGYCNHVPYPHTGNNPTVQLGKWPVAELNGTVYAYYHSEGKPPTWEMPEFPEFSGGEWVSAIQMYKRNVACSIQEIAENNSDTAHFSHLHGTRFGKVLSESLELDGLIRTHIASYEVRIPLLSRLLGINEFHTTYQQYGLGCNRNLVSLKANGKTVLEWRLVCMHTPIDKENAEALCVTKLKKFINVPFTRFLVELLTKKACEEVDKDAMVWDHKIFLENPPLYKEEHSINQFREWVEQFY; encoded by the coding sequence TTGAATCAAAATTTCCGAATTCACCCAATTCCTAATAGCTGGTATCGTGTTTGTTTTAGTAAAGACCTGCGTCCAGGGGAAGTTAAGCCACTGCGTTACTTCAACAAGGATATCGTTCTCTTCCGCACAGAAAGTGGTGAAGCCTGTGTCTTTGATGCTCATTGTCGCCATTTGGGAGCGCATTTAGGTCACGGAGGAGAGGTAAGAGGTGAAGGTATCCAATGTCCCTACCACGGTTGGATTTGGCATAAAGAAGGATACTGCAATCATGTTCCTTACCCTCACACTGGTAATAATCCAACTGTTCAACTTGGCAAATGGCCAGTAGCTGAACTTAATGGTACAGTCTACGCTTACTACCACAGTGAAGGAAAACCTCCTACTTGGGAAATGCCCGAATTTCCTGAATTTTCTGGTGGAGAGTGGGTATCTGCAATCCAAATGTATAAACGCAACGTTGCCTGCTCTATACAAGAAATTGCCGAAAATAATTCAGATACTGCACATTTCAGCCATTTACATGGGACAAGGTTTGGTAAAGTCCTCAGCGAATCTCTGGAATTAGATGGATTGATACGTACTCATATTGCCTCTTATGAAGTTCGGATACCCCTTTTATCTAGATTGCTGGGGATCAACGAATTTCATACTACATATCAACAGTATGGATTGGGTTGCAATCGAAATCTTGTCTCTCTGAAAGCCAATGGAAAAACAGTACTAGAATGGCGACTTGTTTGTATGCATACGCCAATTGATAAAGAAAATGCCGAAGCCCTATGCGTGACAAAATTGAAGAAATTCATTAATGTTCCCTTTACCCGTTTCTTGGTAGAACTATTGACGAAAAAAGCTTGCGAAGAAGTTGATAAGGATGCAATGGTCTGGGATCACAAAATTTTTCTGGAGAATCCTCCTTTGTACAAAGAAGAACACAGTATTAATCAGTTCCGAGAATGGGTTGAACAATTTTACTAA
- a CDS encoding DUF3419 family protein, translating to MPKSNQEKWILYSTCDEDSFSELRALDITSNDKVLAVTGSGCRTLSLLACNPKSLISVDYSPGQNYLLELKLAAIRALSYDQLLQFFGVEDCSNRWEIFSSFEDKISPQAFAYFSANRWAIQKGILLSGRHELFYVRFVAPLMRLLYGRQFEQIAHASTLEEQREIFNKHISGFFWNSLIRTGFSPLSISLILNDPNYIVEMNVNVGDYLIERLHHTFNNHLVRDNNWTSFMFYGKYLGRRCLPHFLLEENYHAIRKATTKFEIVTGNLIEYMKKMPEKSIDKYSLSDVTSCIDGETFKALINEVIRTGENQGKLCYRNFLNKQLIPSDLEDTLQRDNELADALYHDDLAFAYSFEIAQINKIENQVRETRTVAGIS from the coding sequence ATGCCAAAATCTAATCAAGAAAAGTGGATACTATACAGTACCTGTGATGAAGATTCATTCTCGGAGTTAAGAGCTTTAGATATTACATCAAATGACAAAGTACTCGCTGTCACAGGCAGCGGATGTCGAACTCTTAGCCTTCTTGCTTGCAATCCCAAATCCTTAATATCTGTAGATTACTCACCTGGTCAAAATTATTTGCTCGAATTGAAACTAGCAGCTATTCGGGCTTTATCATATGACCAGCTACTTCAGTTTTTTGGTGTAGAAGATTGCTCTAATCGGTGGGAGATATTTTCCTCATTTGAAGATAAAATATCTCCTCAAGCATTTGCTTATTTTAGTGCCAATCGGTGGGCAATTCAAAAGGGAATTCTGCTTTCAGGACGGCATGAATTATTTTACGTTAGATTCGTTGCGCCGTTAATGCGTCTACTTTATGGTAGACAATTTGAGCAGATTGCTCACGCTTCTACCTTAGAAGAGCAGCGTGAAATTTTCAATAAACATATCTCTGGTTTTTTCTGGAATTCTCTGATTCGTACTGGCTTTTCACCCTTGTCAATCAGCCTCATTCTCAACGATCCCAACTATATCGTAGAAATGAATGTAAATGTTGGCGATTACTTAATAGAACGATTGCATCACACTTTCAACAATCACTTAGTGCGGGATAATAACTGGACTAGTTTCATGTTCTATGGTAAATATCTGGGAAGGCGTTGTCTTCCTCATTTTTTACTGGAAGAAAATTATCATGCGATACGTAAAGCCACAACAAAATTCGAGATTGTGACAGGCAATTTGATCGAATATATGAAGAAAATGCCTGAGAAATCAATTGATAAGTATTCATTGTCAGATGTCACAAGTTGTATTGACGGAGAGACGTTTAAAGCTTTAATAAACGAAGTAATTAGAACCGGAGAAAACCAAGGAAAATTATGCTATCGGAATTTTCTGAATAAGCAATTAATTCCATCTGATTTAGAAGATACTCTCCAGCGAGATAATGAGTTAGCCGACGCGCTCTATCACGATGATTTAGCATTTGCGTATAGTTTTGAGATAGCGCAAATTAACAAAATAGAAAACCAAGTTAGAGAAACTAGAACAGTAGCTGGGATTAGTTAG
- a CDS encoding fatty acyl-AMP ligase encodes MNVRLTDSPNPLEKFSTLIELLIYRAQNQPQQSAYTFLRDGETEEINLTYGELDQKVRAIASHLQSLGVSGERALLLYPPGLDFITAFLGCLYAGVVAVPAYPPRKNMNFLRLQAIATDAQATVVLTTSDLLANLVSQWAENPELPTMHWLSTDDIDSNLSSDWQAPRLERDTLAFLQYTSGSTGTPKGVMVTHGNLLSNQRAIKVGFGHTEKTIFVGWLPLFHDMGLIGNVLQPLYLGIPSILMSPVAFLQKPLRWLQAISRYKATTSGGPNFAYDLCIRKITPEELSRLDLSSWEVAFNGAEPVRSETLERFANYFAECGFRKEAFYPCYGMAETTLFVSGGLKTSPPVLYELEAAALEENQVVAAESDEGTRTIVGCGRTWLDEKIAIVDPESLTLCPPSKVGEIWVSGSSVAAGYWRRPEQTTETFQAYLSDKDVSDRDEASRREALGASGPFLRTGDLGFLQDEELFVTGRLKDVIIVRGQNHYPQDIELTVQNSHPALRLNSGAAFTVEQKGQQRLVIVQEVERTSLRRLDIKEVVGNITEAVIDHHGLQVYATVLIKPGSIPKTSSGKIQRHACRRGFLDGSLNVLENSSRSPHNQDTFPQLADDVNSLLTKVQEVNPDLKKANIKEGEKANALQ; translated from the coding sequence ATGAATGTTCGTTTGACCGATTCGCCAAATCCTCTAGAGAAATTTTCAACATTAATAGAGTTACTGATCTATAGAGCGCAGAATCAACCACAGCAGAGTGCTTACACATTTCTGCGCGATGGAGAAACTGAAGAAATCAACCTGACTTATGGAGAACTAGACCAAAAAGTTAGGGCGATCGCATCTCATCTTCAGTCTCTAGGAGTATCTGGCGAACGTGCGTTACTGTTGTATCCACCAGGTCTAGATTTCATTACTGCCTTCTTGGGGTGTTTATATGCAGGTGTTGTAGCAGTTCCAGCATATCCACCCAGAAAGAATATGAACTTCTTGAGGTTGCAGGCGATCGCCACAGATGCTCAAGCAACGGTAGTATTGACTACTTCAGACTTGTTAGCCAACTTGGTCAGTCAATGGGCTGAAAATCCAGAATTGCCAACTATGCACTGGTTAAGCACAGATGACATCGACAGTAATCTCAGTTCAGATTGGCAAGCACCAAGACTAGAGAGGGATACCCTGGCGTTTCTCCAATATACTTCTGGCTCGACAGGAACGCCAAAGGGAGTGATGGTAACACATGGGAATTTGCTATCCAACCAGAGAGCGATCAAGGTCGGCTTCGGACATACAGAGAAAACAATTTTCGTCGGTTGGTTGCCCTTATTTCACGATATGGGATTGATTGGCAATGTCTTGCAGCCCCTATATTTGGGTATACCTTCCATTCTCATGTCACCAGTAGCTTTTCTGCAAAAGCCTTTGCGTTGGTTGCAAGCTATTTCTCGTTACAAAGCCACTACTAGTGGTGGGCCAAATTTTGCCTATGATCTTTGCATCCGCAAAATTACTCCTGAAGAACTTTCTCGTCTTGACTTGAGCAGTTGGGAAGTTGCTTTCAACGGAGCCGAACCAGTCCGGTCTGAAACATTAGAGCGCTTTGCTAACTATTTTGCCGAGTGTGGTTTCCGTAAAGAGGCATTTTATCCCTGCTACGGTATGGCTGAAACGACTTTATTCGTGTCCGGAGGTTTGAAAACATCTCCCCCCGTTCTGTATGAGCTAGAAGCAGCAGCCCTTGAGGAAAATCAGGTAGTGGCGGCTGAATCTGACGAGGGAACTAGAACAATTGTTGGCTGTGGCCGAACCTGGTTAGATGAGAAAATCGCTATTGTCGATCCCGAATCCTTAACTCTGTGTCCCCCCAGTAAAGTGGGAGAGATTTGGGTGTCGGGTTCTTCTGTGGCTGCTGGCTACTGGAGACGACCAGAGCAAACAACCGAAACCTTTCAAGCTTATCTGTCAGACAAAGATGTTAGCGATCGCGACGAAGCATCTCGTAGAGAAGCGTTAGGAGCGTCAGGCCCGTTTCTCCGAACCGGAGACTTAGGCTTTTTGCAAGACGAAGAGTTGTTTGTTACAGGAAGACTCAAGGATGTGATTATTGTCCGCGGACAAAATCATTATCCCCAGGATATTGAGTTAACGGTTCAAAACAGTCATCCAGCACTGCGATTAAATAGTGGGGCAGCCTTTACAGTAGAGCAAAAAGGGCAACAGCGATTAGTTATTGTTCAAGAGGTGGAACGAACCTCTTTGAGGCGGTTGGATATAAAAGAGGTCGTCGGCAATATCACCGAAGCAGTGATAGATCACCACGGCTTACAGGTGTATGCCACAGTTTTAATTAAGCCTGGGAGTATCCCCAAGACCTCTAGTGGGAAAATTCAGCGCCATGCTTGTCGGCGTGGGTTTCTAGATGGCAGTTTGAATGTGCTGGAGAACTCTAGTAGAAGTCCTCATAACCAAGATACATTTCCACAGTTGGCAGATGATGTTAACTCCCTCCTCACAAAAGTGCAGGAAGTTAATCCTGATTTGAAAAAAGCGAATATCAAGGAGGGTGAAAAAGCTAATGCACTTCAATAG
- a CDS encoding acyl-CoA dehydrogenase family protein translates to MHFNSQSHSWESSSRQRAEEIIYWLRDYAQRRINSRLMDERRCITPHIVLDFGKKGLLGMLVPQSSGGLGLTYRDMFQIVEQLAAIDLNLASFVGVNNALGVYPILKYATPEIKETYLKNLAEGRDLAAFAITEPCAGSNPRAIKAEAHADDNGGWLLSGTKIWSGSASWSTMINTFAHVIDEQGESLGVTAFTIPENAPGLRQGAEAPTMGMRGMVQNTVHLEQVKANRENVLGEIGSGFAVAQDAMQLGRLGIAVMCIGGMKRCAQLMLRYATRRSIGMERLIHQQITLQRLSNLTAAIGAVECLVNTITTPLDEGKSVPPEAYLVTKIIAPELMWQAADNLVQLLGGRGYIESNIAPQIFRDARLFRIFEGPTETLQMHLGLLALYHTSQLCSSLKEFLGATEISDKLQHTAEYCASYLKKQNLSRSSNKKLSKILSQKLGDVAAWGFVLACIQKSDQSQPSNELKLIEQWGQQNFQAKIANAMNDNLSEEIVVDINQVENLINQYTEMIGNVEQTMAGEQDQLDEYLCNNA, encoded by the coding sequence ATGCACTTCAATAGTCAAAGCCACTCCTGGGAAAGTTCAAGTCGTCAACGTGCAGAAGAAATTATCTATTGGTTACGTGACTATGCCCAAAGACGAATTAATTCCAGGCTCATGGACGAGCGACGGTGTATAACTCCCCATATCGTTCTAGACTTTGGCAAAAAGGGCTTATTAGGAATGCTCGTCCCTCAATCATCTGGGGGTCTTGGCTTAACCTACCGCGATATGTTTCAAATTGTGGAACAACTTGCAGCTATTGATCTCAATTTAGCTTCATTTGTCGGTGTCAACAATGCTTTAGGAGTCTATCCAATTCTTAAGTATGCTACACCTGAGATCAAAGAAACCTATTTAAAGAATTTAGCTGAAGGCAGAGATTTAGCCGCCTTTGCCATTACAGAGCCATGTGCGGGATCTAATCCCAGAGCCATCAAGGCTGAAGCTCATGCAGATGACAATGGCGGGTGGTTACTAAGTGGAACCAAAATTTGGAGCGGTTCTGCATCTTGGTCAACCATGATCAATACTTTTGCTCACGTTATAGATGAACAAGGCGAATCTTTGGGAGTCACAGCCTTTACCATACCAGAAAATGCCCCAGGATTGAGGCAAGGTGCTGAAGCTCCCACTATGGGAATGCGAGGTATGGTTCAGAATACCGTTCACCTTGAGCAGGTAAAAGCCAATCGTGAAAATGTCTTAGGTGAAATTGGTTCTGGTTTTGCAGTGGCTCAGGACGCAATGCAACTAGGACGATTGGGAATTGCTGTTATGTGTATTGGGGGAATGAAGCGCTGCGCTCAACTTATGCTTCGTTACGCAACCCGTCGTTCAATTGGTATGGAACGGCTAATACATCAACAAATTACTTTGCAACGTCTTAGTAATTTAACAGCAGCAATTGGCGCGGTTGAGTGCTTGGTGAACACTATCACTACACCGCTAGATGAAGGAAAGTCTGTTCCTCCAGAAGCTTATCTTGTAACAAAGATTATTGCACCCGAATTAATGTGGCAAGCAGCAGATAATCTTGTTCAGTTGTTAGGTGGACGGGGTTATATCGAATCTAATATTGCACCCCAAATTTTCCGAGATGCTCGTTTGTTTCGGATCTTTGAAGGGCCTACTGAAACTTTACAAATGCACTTGGGCTTGTTAGCTTTATACCACACCTCGCAACTTTGTTCATCTCTGAAGGAGTTTCTAGGAGCTACAGAAATCAGCGATAAATTACAACACACGGCTGAATATTGTGCCTCTTATCTGAAAAAGCAAAACCTATCTCGGAGTAGTAATAAGAAACTGAGTAAAATACTATCTCAAAAGTTGGGTGACGTGGCTGCATGGGGATTTGTCCTTGCTTGCATACAAAAGTCTGATCAAAGTCAGCCATCAAATGAATTAAAACTTATAGAACAGTGGGGTCAACAAAATTTTCAGGCAAAAATAGCTAATGCTATGAATGACAATCTATCCGAAGAAATTGTAGTGGATATTAATCAGGTAGAAAATCTGATTAATCAGTATACAGAAATGATTGGTAATGTTGAGCAAACTATGGCAGGAGAACAAGATCAACTTGATGAATATCTTTGTAATAATGCCTAA
- a CDS encoding acyl carrier protein, with the protein MTQLFEDNKASEQSEQFTQLKISEWIVDYMSDLLEIEPDEVDVETTFARYGLDSSAAVILTGDLGNWLGKEIEPTVMYDYPTISKLAEYVAEEN; encoded by the coding sequence ATGACGCAACTTTTTGAAGACAACAAAGCAAGTGAACAGAGCGAGCAATTTACACAACTAAAAATTAGCGAGTGGATTGTTGACTATATGTCAGATTTACTAGAAATTGAACCCGATGAAGTAGATGTAGAAACTACTTTCGCGCGTTATGGTTTAGATTCATCAGCCGCAGTGATTTTAACGGGAGATTTAGGAAATTGGTTAGGAAAAGAGATAGAACCAACAGTCATGTATGATTACCCAACAATCTCCAAGTTAGCAGAATATGTGGCTGAGGAAAACTAA
- a CDS encoding type I polyketide synthase — translation MEKIAIIGVGCRFPGADSPSSFWELLANKVDAIRELSSRPFDWDSLHEHSVVPTTGKSKSLWGGFLEQVDYFDPLFFQISPKEADSIDPQQRLLLEVAWESLENAGIVPSAELSGSQTGVFLGATTYDYGIVLSKKNAQINAYNAVGTSLGIIANRLSYLLNLRGPSLVIDTACSSSLVALHYACQSLLSGESNLCLAGGVNLILSSEGTISFSHAQMMAADGRCKTFDAAADGYVRGEGCGVVVLKRLADALRDGDNIQAIIRGSAVNQNGLSNGLTAPNGPSQQAVIRQALVNAGVKPSQISYVETQGTGTPLGDAVEVNALKAVLMESREVNQPCWIGSVKTNIGHSEAASGIAGLIKVILSLQHGEIPPHLHLRELNPYIKIKNTPIQIPTELEKWPAQGQPRLAGVSAFGFGGTNAHVILEEAPPQVKSSNLRERAFDLLTLSAKTEPALQALISRYQSHLEADPKLELADICYTANTGREHFNHRLAVVIDSKEQLIAQLAALTTGNHTTGLFSNQASKKQPKIAFLFTGQGSQYINMGRQLYDTQPIFRQTIEQCNEILRPYLERSLLEILYPDQAEEQIASSLLEQTAYNQPALFALEYALCQLWKSWGIQPNAVMGHDVGEYVAATVAGVFRLEDGLKLIAHRGRLMQQLPSGSEMVPLMATEDFSAIAHQVTYKQPQIPIVSNVTGQVADEQIATAQYWVNHLSGAVQFAQSIQTLHLLGYQVFLEIGSQPILLGMGHQCLPDSEGLWLPSLRPGFDEWQVMLLSLGQLYVTGFKVHWAGFDRDYPHQKVALPTYPFQRERYWIDTNTVQTQKRYLPNIQQLQSAEESDRLSLLIAYLQEQVGIILGFKGSQRPSPEQGFFAMGMDSLMVMELRNKIQADFKLDIPIATFMEGATIVTISTQLNHQLAPINVDQTVEPESNDQFQLENIKDSDWIELEL, via the coding sequence ATGGAAAAAATAGCAATTATAGGAGTTGGTTGTCGTTTTCCTGGTGCTGATAGTCCATCATCTTTCTGGGAACTTTTAGCTAATAAAGTAGATGCGATTAGGGAGCTATCATCACGACCATTTGATTGGGACTCGTTGCATGAGCATTCCGTAGTCCCTACCACTGGCAAATCAAAAAGCTTATGGGGTGGCTTTTTAGAACAAGTAGACTACTTTGATCCTCTTTTCTTCCAAATTTCTCCCAAAGAGGCAGACAGTATAGATCCTCAGCAAAGGTTGCTTTTGGAAGTTGCTTGGGAAAGTTTGGAAAATGCCGGAATAGTACCATCGGCAGAACTTAGTGGTAGTCAAACGGGGGTTTTCTTAGGTGCTACTACTTATGACTATGGGATAGTTTTATCTAAGAAAAATGCTCAAATTAACGCTTACAATGCAGTTGGCACCAGTTTGGGCATTATTGCTAATCGCTTGTCATATCTACTAAATCTACGAGGACCAAGTTTAGTCATAGATACTGCTTGCTCTTCATCACTGGTAGCACTTCACTACGCTTGCCAAAGTTTGTTGAGTGGAGAGTCTAATCTGTGTCTAGCTGGAGGAGTTAACCTAATTTTGTCATCAGAAGGAACAATCTCCTTCTCTCATGCCCAAATGATGGCAGCAGACGGTCGTTGCAAAACCTTTGATGCTGCTGCGGATGGTTACGTCCGAGGAGAGGGATGTGGAGTTGTAGTCCTAAAACGCCTTGCCGATGCACTGAGGGATGGAGACAATATTCAGGCGATTATTAGAGGTTCAGCCGTTAACCAAAATGGACTCAGTAATGGACTGACAGCCCCCAATGGACCTTCTCAACAAGCAGTTATCCGCCAAGCCTTAGTAAATGCTGGGGTTAAACCATCACAAATCAGCTATGTCGAGACTCAAGGTACGGGAACACCTTTGGGAGATGCCGTTGAGGTGAATGCTCTCAAAGCGGTGCTGATGGAAAGTAGGGAAGTAAATCAACCTTGTTGGATTGGTTCAGTCAAGACGAATATTGGTCATTCGGAAGCTGCTTCAGGGATCGCCGGATTGATAAAAGTAATTTTGTCGCTACAACATGGCGAGATTCCACCTCATCTGCATCTTAGAGAGTTAAATCCTTACATTAAAATTAAAAATACTCCTATTCAAATTCCCACAGAACTCGAAAAATGGCCAGCCCAAGGACAACCTAGACTGGCTGGAGTTAGCGCCTTTGGTTTTGGCGGTACGAATGCTCATGTAATTTTAGAAGAAGCGCCTCCTCAAGTTAAAAGTTCAAATTTGCGGGAGCGTGCTTTTGATTTATTAACTTTATCAGCAAAAACTGAACCAGCTTTGCAAGCATTGATCAGTCGCTATCAAAGTCACCTTGAGGCTGATCCAAAGCTAGAATTAGCAGATATTTGTTATACAGCGAATACAGGACGGGAGCATTTTAATCATCGCTTGGCTGTTGTAATTGATTCAAAAGAACAATTAATCGCACAACTAGCTGCTTTGACAACAGGAAACCATACTACTGGATTGTTCAGCAATCAAGCAAGTAAAAAGCAGCCGAAGATAGCCTTTCTATTTACTGGACAAGGCTCTCAGTACATCAACATGGGACGGCAACTCTACGACACTCAGCCCATATTCCGCCAAACTATTGAGCAGTGCAATGAGATTTTACGCCCCTATCTGGAACGTTCGCTGTTAGAGATACTATATCCTGACCAAGCCGAAGAACAAATTGCATCATCATTATTAGAGCAAACCGCCTATAATCAACCCGCTTTATTTGCCTTAGAATATGCCCTGTGTCAACTTTGGAAATCTTGGGGTATTCAACCAAATGCAGTCATGGGGCATGATGTCGGCGAATATGTTGCTGCAACTGTCGCCGGGGTGTTCAGGTTAGAAGATGGACTCAAACTTATTGCTCATCGGGGACGATTAATGCAGCAGTTACCATCTGGTAGCGAGATGGTGCCGCTGATGGCTACAGAGGATTTTTCAGCCATTGCTCATCAAGTAACCTATAAGCAGCCGCAAATTCCCATAGTATCGAATGTGACTGGCCAAGTTGCTGATGAACAGATTGCAACAGCACAATACTGGGTGAATCATCTATCGGGTGCGGTGCAGTTTGCTCAAAGTATACAGACATTACATCTGCTTGGATACCAAGTATTCTTAGAGATTGGTTCCCAGCCGATTTTATTGGGTATGGGGCATCAATGTTTACCAGATAGCGAGGGTCTGTGGTTGCCATCTTTGCGTCCTGGTTTCGACGAATGGCAGGTGATGCTCTTGAGTTTAGGACAGTTATATGTCACTGGATTTAAAGTGCATTGGGCAGGATTTGACCGTGATTATCCCCACCAGAAAGTTGCACTACCAACCTATCCATTTCAAAGAGAGCGATATTGGATTGACACAAATACTGTCCAGACTCAAAAGCGATATTTACCAAATATACAACAGCTACAATCAGCGGAAGAAAGCGATCGCCTGAGTCTATTAATAGCTTATCTTCAGGAGCAAGTCGGAATAATTTTAGGATTCAAAGGCTCTCAACGGCCAAGTCCAGAGCAAGGCTTTTTTGCGATGGGGATGGATTCCTTAATGGTCATGGAGTTGCGAAATAAAATTCAAGCCGATTTTAAATTAGATATCCCTATCGCCACCTTTATGGAAGGAGCTACTATTGTAACTATATCAACTCAACTCAACCATCAACTAGCTCCGATCAATGTTGATCAAACAGTGGAGCCAGAAAGTAATGATCAATTTCAGCTAGAGAACATCAAAGATAGTGATTGGATTGAGTTAGAACTATGA